The stretch of DNA GACAAAGCGTTTCCGAACGAGTCATATTCGCGGAGTTAGCAGCTTCGCCGATGAGCACGCGCAGTAGATTCGGCTGCTGTTCCAACTCCTTCGTTCCCGCACCGTAGCCGATAGCCTCGATGGTCATCGGCGGCGGAGGCCCGAACGCAGCGGCCAGCGACGCCAAAATCGCAGCGCCGGTCGGGGTGGTCAACTCTGCCTCGACGTTGCTTGCCGCGATTGGAATGCCCTTGAGCAACTCGCCCGTTGCCGGCGCTGGAATGCTACATCGGCCGTGGGCGATTTCGACAAAGCCGTAGCCCGTCGGCACCGGAGATGCTTCGAGGTAGTCGATGTTGAGTTGATCGAGTGCAACCGCCGTGCCAACGATGTCGGCGATCGAGTCGATCGCCCCGACTTCATGGAAATGCACTTTGCGAATTTCGACGCCGTGAACGGTTGCTTCCGCCTCGCCGAGTCGCGTGAAGATTCTCTTGGCAAGTTCCTTGGCGTGCGCCGTCAATTGGCCGGCCTCAATCATTGCCGTGATTTGATGCAAATGGCGATGTTGAGGTTGCGGTTCGTACTCGATTTGGATCTTGATGCCGCGAAAGCCCTTGCGCCGTACTTCATCCGCGGTGATGTTCACACTCGGTAATCCGAGCGATGCCACGGCGGCTTGAATCGCCTGCAAATCGGCGCCGGCATCGACGAGCGCCGCCAACGTCATGTCGCCGGCGATTCCACTGAGGCAATCGAAGTAGGCAATTCGCATGTGGCTGGCCGATGGTCTATCCCACCAGCTTGGCAAAATAGTCTTGCGATTCTCGCAGGAGCGTTTGGTAATCGGCAGGCGAAAAGTCGTCGCCAAACAGTTCGACGTCGAAATCGCCATCGTAGCCGCCGGATCGTAGTGCAGCGACGAATTCGGTCAGCGGGACGACGCCGCGACCCAGCCTCGTGCGGCGCTGATCTTCGTCGGGAGGGTTCCCGTCGGCCAGAT from Pirellulales bacterium encodes:
- the larC gene encoding nickel pincer cofactor biosynthesis protein LarC, producing MRIAYFDCLSGIAGDMTLAALVDAGADLQAIQAAVASLGLPSVNITADEVRRKGFRGIKIQIEYEPQPQHRHLHQITAMIEAGQLTAHAKELAKRIFTRLGEAEATVHGVEIRKVHFHEVGAIDSIADIVGTAVALDQLNIDYLEASPVPTGYGFVEIAHGRCSIPAPATGELLKGIPIAASNVEAELTTPTGAAILASLAAAFGPPPPMTIEAIGYGAGTKELEQQPNLLRVLIGEAANSANMTRSETLCLLETNLDDATGEIIGHAAEKLLQNGALDVYTTNIHMKKNRPAVMLSVLCETADAERLERILFAETTTLGIRRTTVARRKLPRQPREVQTLWGPVAGVLAALPDGQQKFSPEYESCRQVAQSKNLPLRSVYNAAQAAFISATPD